One genomic window of Herpetosiphonaceae bacterium includes the following:
- a CDS encoding glycosyl hydrolase family 65 protein, producing MATHTERDLWALTDDPRWRMTIEGWNPQQEPGIEAVLALVNGYQGTRAAVEEGSTASTPATFINGVFDASTKQAAQAAATPDYAVIAAPTPELVVAPNWSRLRIMAGDKPLAIESGELLEQRRTLDFRRGVLLREWRIGQDGRTTRLRSLRFASLHERHVLCQVLEITPEDWSGTITLEAIVDGAVTNEGSVQHLVSYQSSAFDGGMLLSTATSEKQTRLCFATAAELHGAASSADQDTGQALIKRWQVEARQGQPLTMHKIVTVFTSRDDPNPADRAVERLNEAVALGIPALLERSASAWAERWSTADVEIGGDEQMQRQTRFALYHLIGSANPDDEYASPGARSLTGERYKGHVFWDTEIFVFPFFVYTHPPTARALLMYRYHTLPAARDKARAHGYRGALYAWESTDSGVDVTPPFVYNAAGERLEILTGLQEHHISADIAYAVWQYWHATQDEQFLLSAGAEMLLEMARFWASRAERGEDDRYHIRKVIGPDEFHEHADDSAYTNRMAQWVLRRGLEVVDWLKAQHAARWQDLAASIGFDDGELATWHEVADGLVDNFDPQTGLFEQHRGYYDLEQVDLQSFEPRNKTMDVLLGWNRLTRTQIIKQADVVMLLFLLGDRYPREIHEANFRFYEPRTSHDSSLSPSFHALAAARLGELELARRYFAQAASIDLDFTKGVTAAGGVHSAALGGMWQALVFGFGGMFVEADRLRFEPHVPQEWSTLRFPIQWRGSTLHVSASGATAEVMPPSLGF from the coding sequence ATGGCAACGCATACGGAGCGCGATCTCTGGGCGCTCACAGACGATCCGCGCTGGCGGATGACGATCGAGGGCTGGAATCCGCAGCAGGAGCCGGGGATCGAGGCGGTGCTGGCGCTGGTGAACGGCTACCAGGGCACGCGCGCCGCCGTCGAGGAGGGCAGCACGGCGTCCACACCGGCCACCTTTATCAACGGCGTCTTCGACGCATCGACCAAGCAGGCGGCCCAGGCTGCGGCCACGCCCGACTACGCCGTGATCGCCGCGCCGACGCCGGAGCTCGTCGTCGCGCCGAACTGGTCGAGGCTGCGGATCATGGCAGGCGACAAACCGCTTGCGATCGAGAGCGGCGAGCTGTTGGAGCAGCGCCGCACCCTGGACTTTCGCCGGGGCGTGCTGCTGCGCGAGTGGCGTATCGGGCAGGATGGACGGACCACACGGCTGCGCTCGCTGCGCTTTGCCTCGCTGCACGAGCGGCACGTGCTCTGTCAGGTGTTGGAGATCACGCCCGAAGACTGGTCGGGCACGATCACGCTGGAGGCGATCGTGGATGGCGCGGTGACGAACGAGGGCAGCGTGCAGCATCTCGTCAGCTACCAGAGCAGCGCCTTCGACGGCGGCATGCTGCTCAGCACCGCGACCTCCGAGAAGCAGACCCGGCTGTGCTTTGCTACCGCCGCCGAGCTACACGGCGCTGCCTCAAGCGCAGACCAGGATACCGGTCAGGCATTGATCAAGCGCTGGCAGGTCGAAGCGCGCCAGGGCCAGCCGCTCACAATGCACAAGATCGTGACGGTCTTTACCTCGCGCGACGATCCCAACCCGGCGGATCGAGCGGTCGAGCGGCTCAACGAGGCCGTGGCACTGGGCATTCCGGCGCTGCTTGAGCGCAGCGCAAGCGCCTGGGCCGAGCGCTGGTCGACGGCGGATGTCGAGATCGGCGGCGACGAGCAGATGCAGCGGCAGACGCGCTTCGCGCTGTATCACCTGATCGGCAGCGCCAACCCCGACGACGAGTATGCCTCGCCGGGCGCTCGCTCGCTGACCGGCGAGCGCTACAAAGGGCATGTTTTCTGGGACACTGAGATTTTCGTGTTTCCGTTCTTCGTCTATACCCACCCGCCGACGGCGCGCGCGCTGCTGATGTACCGCTACCATACGCTGCCCGCCGCCCGCGACAAAGCCCGCGCCCACGGCTATCGCGGCGCGCTCTACGCCTGGGAATCGACCGATAGCGGCGTGGATGTGACGCCGCCATTCGTCTATAACGCGGCGGGCGAGCGGCTCGAAATTCTGACCGGGCTGCAAGAGCATCATATCTCGGCGGATATAGCCTACGCGGTCTGGCAGTACTGGCACGCCACGCAGGATGAGCAGTTTTTGCTGAGCGCGGGCGCTGAGATGCTGCTGGAGATGGCGCGCTTCTGGGCGTCGCGGGCCGAGCGCGGCGAGGACGATCGCTATCATATTCGCAAGGTCATCGGGCCGGACGAGTTTCACGAGCACGCCGACGACAGCGCCTACACCAACCGGATGGCGCAGTGGGTGCTCCGGCGTGGCCTGGAGGTGGTCGATTGGCTCAAAGCGCAGCACGCCGCGCGCTGGCAGGATCTCGCCGCCAGCATCGGCTTCGACGACGGCGAGCTAGCGACCTGGCACGAGGTGGCCGATGGCCTGGTCGACAACTTCGATCCTCAGACCGGGCTGTTCGAGCAGCATCGCGGCTACTACGATCTGGAGCAGGTCGATCTCCAGAGCTTCGAGCCGCGCAACAAGACGATGGATGTGCTGCTGGGCTGGAACCGGCTCACGCGGACGCAGATCATCAAGCAGGCCGATGTGGTCATGCTGCTCTTCCTGCTCGGCGATCGGTATCCGCGCGAGATTCACGAGGCCAACTTCCGCTTCTACGAGCCGCGCACCTCGCACGATAGCTCGCTCAGCCCCAGCTTCCACGCGCTGGCCGCGGCCCGACTCGGCGAGCTAGAGCTTGCCAGACGCTACTTTGCCCAGGCCGCCAGCATCGATCTTGATTTTACAAAGGGCGTGACGGCGGCGGGCGGCGTGCATAGCGCGGCGCTGGGCGGCATGTGGCAGGCGCTAGTCTTTGGCTTTGGCGGCATGTTCGTCGAGGCAGATCGCCTGCGTTTCGAGCCGCATGTGCCGCAGGAGTGGAGCACGCTGCGCTTCCCGATCCAGTGGCGTGGCTCGACGCTTCACGTCAGCGCCAGCGGCGCCACCGCCGAGGTCATGCCGCCGTCGCTAGGGTTCTAA
- a CDS encoding SOS response-associated peptidase codes for MCGRYSNEGTNVEQLVERFDAQPTLESFAPSANIKPTHTAPVVIEHKGQRELHAMQWGLIPAWAKDPKIGYKTFNARAETIAEKPAFRHAFKHKRCLVPARAFYEWLTENGRKVPYSFSLEENELFAFAGLYDVWKTPSGEPLYTYTIITTTPNELVEKVHNRMPVMLSPDAEAVWLDPNAADPDRLQALLVPYDASLMAVQRYEGTL; via the coding sequence ATGTGTGGTCGATATTCAAATGAAGGCACAAACGTAGAGCAGCTCGTCGAGCGCTTCGATGCCCAGCCAACGCTTGAATCGTTTGCGCCGAGCGCCAATATCAAGCCAACCCATACCGCGCCGGTCGTCATCGAGCACAAGGGCCAGCGCGAGCTACACGCGATGCAGTGGGGGCTGATTCCCGCGTGGGCCAAAGATCCCAAGATTGGCTATAAAACCTTCAACGCACGGGCCGAGACGATCGCCGAAAAACCGGCGTTCCGCCATGCCTTCAAGCACAAGCGCTGCCTTGTTCCTGCGCGTGCCTTCTACGAGTGGCTGACCGAAAACGGGCGCAAGGTGCCGTATAGCTTTTCGCTCGAAGAGAACGAGCTGTTTGCGTTTGCCGGGCTGTATGACGTATGGAAGACGCCGAGCGGGGAGCCGCTGTACACCTACACTATTATCACGACCACGCCGAACGAGCTTGTTGAAAAGGTTCATAACCGCATGCCGGTGATGCTGTCGCCCGACGCCGAGGCCGTGTGGTTAGATCCCAACGCTGCTGATCCGGACCGCCTGCAAGCGCTGCTGGTGCCGTATGACGCCTCGCTGATGGCCGTGCAGCGCTACGAGGGCACGCTCTAA
- the arsM gene encoding arsenite methyltransferase has product MSTENQTITEAVRARYGSIAAEVLQGSESTSSCCGTSCCGDSAVSQSSESTSSCCGASCCGGSADNTISQGLYATAELEGLPLKAALASLGCGNPTALAELHAGEVVLDLGSGGGIDVLLSARRVGSTGFAYGLDMTDEMLELARRNAAESGVQNVEFLKGDIAAIPLPDNSVDVIISNCVINLAADKAPVLREAFRVLKPGGRFAVSDIVIHGGLPADLVDTGELRRDLSSWAGCIAGALTDAEYRAGLAAAGFEQVELEVTRRYSTSDLPQPLPQWVARLGNERAEQIVSRFASTFVRATKPGA; this is encoded by the coding sequence ATGTCCACCGAAAATCAGACGATCACCGAAGCCGTCCGCGCCCGCTATGGCTCGATCGCCGCCGAAGTGCTCCAGGGCAGCGAGAGCACGAGTAGCTGCTGCGGCACAAGCTGCTGCGGCGATAGCGCAGTGTCCCAGAGCAGCGAGAGCACGAGTAGCTGCTGCGGCGCAAGCTGCTGCGGCGGCAGCGCCGACAATACGATCTCGCAGGGCCTCTACGCTACCGCCGAGCTTGAGGGTCTGCCGCTCAAGGCGGCGCTGGCCTCGCTGGGCTGCGGCAACCCGACCGCGCTGGCTGAGCTGCATGCGGGCGAGGTAGTGCTGGATCTGGGCAGCGGCGGCGGGATCGACGTGCTGCTCTCGGCGCGACGTGTGGGCTCTACGGGCTTTGCCTATGGCCTGGACATGACCGACGAGATGTTGGAGCTTGCCCGGCGCAATGCGGCGGAGTCCGGCGTGCAAAATGTCGAGTTTCTCAAGGGCGACATCGCGGCAATCCCGCTGCCCGACAACAGCGTCGACGTGATCATCTCGAACTGCGTGATCAACCTGGCTGCCGACAAAGCGCCGGTTCTGCGCGAGGCGTTTCGGGTGCTCAAGCCCGGCGGTCGCTTCGCCGTCTCCGACATTGTGATCCACGGCGGGCTGCCAGCCGATCTGGTCGACACTGGGGAGCTCCGGCGCGATCTCTCGTCATGGGCGGGCTGCATCGCGGGCGCGCTGACCGACGCCGAGTATCGCGCGGGGCTGGCGGCGGCTGGCTTCGAGCAGGTCGAGCTGGAGGTTACGCGGCGCTACAGCACCAGCGATCTGCCGCAGCCGCTGCCGCAGTGGGTGGCACGTCTGGGTAATGAGCGGGCCGAGCAGATCGTCAGCCGCTTTGCGAGCACCTTCGTTCGCGCGACGAAGCCCGGCGCGTAG
- a CDS encoding metalloregulator ArsR/SmtB family transcription factor: MATAETIILEPKRQTGQGCCTVVTSRLDDAAAKTAADLFKALADPTRLQILDILVQHTGKVCVCDFEGVVGLPDPQTGQRPKQPTISHHLRVLRDAGLVDCEKQGLWVYYFVQRERLAEIHALLDTLR; this comes from the coding sequence ATGGCAACGGCTGAAACAATCATCTTAGAGCCAAAGCGACAGACGGGGCAGGGCTGCTGCACGGTTGTAACATCTCGGCTGGACGACGCGGCGGCGAAAACGGCGGCGGATCTCTTCAAAGCCCTGGCCGACCCGACGCGCCTACAGATCCTCGATATTCTCGTGCAGCATACCGGGAAGGTCTGTGTCTGCGATTTCGAGGGCGTGGTTGGGCTACCAGACCCGCAGACGGGGCAGCGGCCCAAGCAGCCGACGATCTCGCATCATCTGCGGGTGCTGCGCGATGCCGGGCTGGTGGACTGTGAGAAGCAGGGCTTGTGGGTCTACTACTTCGTTCAACGCGAGCGCCTGGCCGAGATTCACGCGCTGCTGGACACGTTGCGCTAA
- a CDS encoding arsenate reductase ArsC: MPRVLFLCTHNSARSQMAEGLLRAIGGPGFEVFSAGTEATHVRPLAIKAMAELGLDISGQRSEVLTGYLRQPFDYVITVCDQANESCPIFPGAAHRLHWSFPDPSRATGTEAQQLAAYREVRDAIAARIREWLATLPQTQNG; encoded by the coding sequence ATGCCGCGAGTTCTCTTCCTGTGTACGCATAATTCGGCCCGCTCCCAGATGGCGGAGGGGCTGCTCCGCGCGATCGGCGGGCCTGGTTTCGAGGTCTTCAGCGCCGGAACCGAGGCGACACATGTGCGGCCTCTGGCGATCAAAGCGATGGCCGAGCTGGGGCTGGACATCAGCGGGCAGCGCTCGGAGGTGCTCACCGGGTATCTTCGGCAGCCTTTCGATTACGTGATCACGGTCTGCGATCAGGCCAATGAGTCCTGTCCGATCTTTCCCGGCGCCGCCCACCGGCTCCACTGGAGCTTTCCCGATCCGTCGCGCGCTACGGGGACGGAGGCGCAGCAGCTTGCGGCGTATCGTGAGGTGCGCGATGCAATTGCCGCGCGCATTCGGGAGTGGCTTGCTACCTTGCCGCAGACTCAAAACGGTTAG
- a CDS encoding methyltransferase produces the protein MTAPSAAFRASARLMTRLAHKFRLIEQAVPLPQSGITYGIFQPATFDRLLTAAARDPEQQLPYWATIWPSGIALADLLLQHRRQLAGRRVLELGSGLGVTAAAALAAGAQIHVTDYSPETLLLCRLNTLRNVGLAPQTLRINWRQPSPPLLALARPRLPIILAADVLYEKRDVQPLLSLVEQLLAPDGVLWLAEPGRPPAQHFVETALASGWRDKLTQHVGPWPDPEDADVVVNVHRLQR, from the coding sequence TTGACAGCACCATCCGCCGCGTTTCGCGCCTCGGCCCGTCTGATGACTCGGCTGGCCCATAAGTTCCGGCTGATCGAGCAGGCCGTTCCGCTGCCCCAGAGCGGGATCACCTACGGCATCTTTCAGCCCGCGACCTTCGATCGGCTGCTGACCGCCGCCGCCCGCGATCCTGAGCAGCAGCTTCCCTACTGGGCGACGATCTGGCCCAGCGGCATCGCGCTGGCCGATCTCCTGTTGCAGCACAGGAGGCAGCTCGCGGGGCGGCGCGTGCTTGAGCTTGGCAGCGGCCTGGGCGTCACCGCCGCCGCCGCGCTTGCCGCAGGCGCGCAGATCCACGTCACGGACTACTCGCCGGAAACGCTGCTGCTGTGCCGCCTGAACACACTGCGCAACGTCGGCCTTGCGCCTCAGACACTCCGCATCAACTGGCGACAGCCCTCGCCGCCGCTCCTGGCGCTCGCTCGTCCGCGCCTGCCGATCATCCTGGCCGCCGATGTGCTCTACGAGAAGCGCGATGTCCAGCCGCTGCTGAGCCTGGTCGAGCAGCTTTTAGCGCCCGACGGCGTGCTCTGGCTGGCGGAGCCGGGACGACCGCCCGCGCAGCACTTTGTCGAGACGGCGCTCGCCAGCGGATGGCGCGACAAGCTGACACAGCATGTCGGCCCCTGGCCGGACCCGGAAGACGCCGATGTCGTGGTGAATGTCCATCGTCTGCAACGGTAG
- a CDS encoding aldo/keto reductase: MQYRTFGRLGWQVSEIGYGMWGMGGWTGSDDDQSMAALDEAVALGCNFFDTAWGYGEGHSERLLGELVSSHPDKRLYIATKIPPKNFIWPSRRGFKLAETFPPDHIREYTEKSLTNLGVGRIDLMQFHVWEDAWSQDDRWQRTVEDLKHEGLIGGIGISINRWEPWNALDTLRTGMIDAVQVIYNIFDQAPEDELFPLCDQLQIAVIARVPFDEGSLTGTLTKEARWPEGDWRNSYFVPENLAASVDRADALKPLIPAGMTMPEFALRFILSNPTVSTIIPGMRKLNHVRSNIAASDRKRLPAELLEQLRAHRWDRVPTEWSQ, from the coding sequence ATGCAATACCGCACGTTCGGGCGACTCGGCTGGCAGGTGAGTGAGATCGGCTATGGCATGTGGGGCATGGGCGGCTGGACCGGCTCCGACGATGATCAGTCGATGGCCGCGCTCGATGAGGCCGTCGCGCTTGGCTGCAATTTCTTCGATACAGCCTGGGGCTATGGCGAAGGCCACAGCGAGCGGCTGCTAGGCGAGCTTGTCAGCAGCCACCCCGACAAGCGGCTGTACATCGCCACCAAGATCCCGCCCAAGAACTTTATCTGGCCCTCGCGGCGCGGCTTCAAGCTGGCCGAAACATTCCCGCCCGATCATATTCGGGAGTACACCGAGAAAAGCCTGACCAACCTGGGCGTCGGTCGCATCGACCTGATGCAGTTCCACGTCTGGGAGGATGCCTGGTCGCAGGATGATCGCTGGCAGCGCACGGTGGAAGACCTCAAGCACGAGGGGCTGATCGGCGGCATCGGCATCAGCATCAACCGCTGGGAGCCGTGGAACGCCCTCGATACACTGCGCACCGGCATGATCGACGCGGTGCAGGTGATCTACAACATCTTCGACCAAGCGCCTGAGGACGAGCTATTCCCGCTCTGCGATCAACTGCAAATCGCCGTGATCGCGCGCGTGCCCTTCGATGAGGGCTCGCTGACAGGCACCCTGACCAAAGAGGCGCGCTGGCCTGAGGGCGACTGGCGCAACAGCTACTTCGTGCCCGAAAACCTCGCGGCCAGCGTCGATCGGGCCGATGCGCTCAAGCCGCTGATCCCCGCAGGCATGACCATGCCGGAGTTCGCGCTGCGCTTTATCTTGAGCAACCCGACTGTCAGCACGATTATTCCGGGCATGCGCAAGCTCAACCATGTCCGCTCCAACATCGCCGCCAGCGACCGCAAGCGATTGCCCGCCGAGCTGCTCGAACAGCTACGCGCGCACCGCTGGGATCGCGTCCCGACGGAGTGGTCGCAGTAG
- a CDS encoding FAD-dependent oxidoreductase, with protein MEALVIGCGVSGLSTAICLQEAGWRVKIWTAALPPDTTSSVAAAIWYPYKAYPEDRVLQWGGLTYAVFQTFARNSATGVQMRENIEVSRTPLPDPWWRDVVPDLRRCVPEELPPGYVDGLMFTTPVIEMPVYLRYLMDRFTLGGGTIDLRMVHTLSEATGIYPVVFNCTGLGSYSLVHDTQLVPIRGQIVRVENPGIERTWLDEDNPEGITYIVPRTKDCILGGTAVDGVWDMQPDPAVAAAIVRRCAALEPRLADAPILEHKVGLRPGRPAIRLEREDFPNGTCCIHNYGHGGAGVTLSWGCAAEAVQLIGSSQLSPGQ; from the coding sequence ATGGAAGCACTTGTTATCGGCTGCGGCGTGAGCGGTCTATCCACGGCGATCTGTCTGCAAGAGGCAGGCTGGCGTGTCAAGATCTGGACCGCTGCACTGCCGCCCGATACGACCTCAAGCGTCGCCGCCGCGATCTGGTATCCATACAAGGCCTATCCTGAAGATCGGGTGCTGCAATGGGGTGGCCTGACCTATGCCGTGTTCCAGACGTTTGCGCGCAACTCGGCAACTGGCGTCCAGATGCGCGAGAACATCGAGGTGTCGCGCACGCCGCTGCCCGATCCCTGGTGGCGCGACGTGGTGCCTGATCTGCGGCGGTGCGTGCCTGAGGAGCTGCCGCCCGGCTACGTCGACGGCCTGATGTTTACGACGCCGGTGATTGAAATGCCGGTCTATCTGCGCTATCTCATGGATCGCTTTACGCTGGGCGGTGGAACGATTGATCTGCGGATGGTGCATACGCTCTCCGAGGCCACAGGGATCTATCCCGTTGTATTCAACTGCACCGGCCTCGGCTCGTACTCGCTGGTCCACGACACACAGCTCGTGCCGATTCGCGGCCAGATCGTGCGCGTAGAGAATCCCGGCATCGAGCGCACCTGGCTCGACGAGGACAATCCCGAAGGTATTACCTACATCGTGCCGCGCACGAAGGATTGCATTCTGGGCGGTACGGCGGTGGACGGCGTGTGGGATATGCAGCCAGATCCGGCGGTGGCGGCGGCGATTGTGCGACGGTGCGCGGCGCTTGAGCCGCGTCTCGCCGACGCGCCGATTCTGGAGCATAAGGTTGGCCTGCGCCCTGGTCGCCCGGCGATTCGGCTGGAGCGCGAGGATTTTCCGAACGGCACCTGCTGTATCCATAACTACGGTCACGGCGGCGCAGGCGTCACGCTATCGTGGGGCTGTGCGGCAGAGGCCGTGCAGCTTATCGGATCGTCGCAGCTCTCGCCGGGCCAATGA